The window GACTGCATTGCTCAAGTGTTTTTCATACATTTCTTTGGGGGAACAGAATGCCTTCACCTGGTTTTGATGGCTTATGACCGCTATGTTGCCATCTGCAATCCTTTGCGTTATACCGTAATAATGAGCAGCCGAACCTGTGTGCTGTTGGTATTGTCTACATGGGTAGGTGGACTCGTGCATGGCTTTGGTCAGGCATTTCCAGCGGTTCAGCTGCCCTTCTGTGGTCCTAATGAGATCGATCATTTCTTTTGCGATGCTCGCCCCTTAGCTTTGTTGGCTTGCTCCAAAACCTTTATCAGTGAAAATGCGGATATGATCAACAGTGGAATCTTAACCCTTGGCTCCTTCTTGGTGTTGCTTATATCTTATGCATATATCATTTCCACTATCTTAAAAATTCGCTCAGCTgagggaaggcagaaagccttctCTACCTGTGCCTCCCACCTCACGGTGGTCACTTTGTTTTTTGGCCCCCTTGTCTTCATCTACATGAGACCACCAGTGCCACTTGCAGGTGATAAACTGGTGTCAGGTGTTTACACCATTGTGACCCCTGTGTTAAATCCCTTCATTTACACTCTCAGAAACGAGAAGGTGAGAAAAGCCATGAAGAAACTGGGAGCTAGGAAAGTGTCTTTTCTGGGACACATATAAACTGATTTCCTGTTCATAgtacatagtaaatgtcagcagataaagacctgcatggtccatccggtTTGCCCcattttgtcttcacaaccttccatgagagggcattccaggcatccaccacccttttccatGGAAAAGtgtttcctgacattgctcctaagaCTCCCACTTGGTAACCTCAATTCAAGAAAGAAACCATTGGGCTAAACCAACTGCTATCACTGATTGATATAAGCTTGTAATCTACTCTATAATTTTTCTTTTGATTAATTTTTAGATAGAATTTGCATTGAAAGGTTTATTGAAACGTTTAGTGAATTATGCATTCTTAGGGAAAAGTTGGACCTACAGTGGCAATTCTATCAGTCGCCAccttgagggggtcttttatttattgcatttgtatcccacattttcccacctatttgtaggctcaatgtggcttacatagtaccggcgggcgtttgcagactccggtgaacaaatacaaggtgatgttgtggtaagaaaaGATTCAtgtagcacagctacattagggaatcgtgcaacggaagagtagagttatgtccattacgtacttgttgtgttgcagagatcaggcatttaagttgggtcggtagggtatgcctttttaaacaggttggtttttaatgatttctggaagtttagcttgtcgtgcgtcgttttcaaggcttttagcagtgcgttccacagttgcgtgcttatgtaggagaaactggatgcgtaagttgatttgtattttactaaggtgtgctagcatttttagttgaTGCTAAAACTCAGCTGGCGCTAAactctgagatgcccattatattcctctgggcatctcagcatttagtgccagctgaatTTTAGTGCGaggtaaaaacactagtgcaccttagtaagagaCTTCTTGAGTCAGATGCCACGATTttgccaataggtgggaaaatgtggggtacaaatgtgataaattcctgactcttcacttccccagctgtaaaggtctaaaacacagattaatacatgcgtccagcttttcatacatgagTTCGCAGCTGTCGAATGCTCTACCATTTGACCTGAAAATAGTTCACAGCCTAATTAACTTCCCTAAAGCACTGAAGACTCACCTCTAACaggacataccataatgactcataCAGAACTGTAATGCACCATCACTTACTTAATATTCGGAATACTTTCTCCCTATACCGGACTGTTTACTTTTATTATCTCATCCATGTTctatatgtaataccaattgaatgcttttctctttttacctgattgtttattatgtcatccatgttttctatataataccaattgtaagccacattgagcctgcaaataggtgggaaaatgtgggatacaaatgcagcaaataaataaataaataaatagagaatactagcataacccagtttTAATGTGCCAAAAGTCATTCATAATCACTTATGGTTTATCTATTGCAGGTGAAAGTTGGCGTGctgcactgcgtaaccctagtagcgctttagaaatgtcaaatagtagtagtagtgctactCGTATAACATGCTCCATTCACACGTTCACTTCCTTTCATTTACACGCCACGGGATTTATGCACGCTGTAACAGAATGCTGCACAATAAGCTGTAGAGTTACTCATGCTAGATTTACTTCACTGCACGTTTGGGCACTTTAGGTGCCAGTTCTTGGAATTGCCTATTACATCTCCTTCCACTTCCAccctagcagtggcgtaccaaggggggggtgggggcggtccaccccgggtgcacgccgctggggggggtgctgcgcgcctgccggctttgctcgttctgtgctccctctgccccggaacaggttacttcctgttccagggcagagggagcatggaatgaacgaagCCAACAGGCAcaaggcacccccccccagcaggtaaaaatgcacccgggggggggtgtcctttcactggggggatcgcgctgcacccagggtggGGGTATCCTttgtccggggggggggtcacactgcacccaggggggtgtcctttcatgggggggggcacatcggcgacccgccccggatgtcagccaccctaggaacgccactgcaccctGGAATCCAAAATGGTCATTTAGCTTGAACTGATTGTGGTTtttctaaaaattatttttgagatGCAATAGGAGTTAATTCTGAGagacatgaagggcaattctataatggatGCCAAATGTATAGAATGCTAGCCCCAATAATtgcaagcactgttccctctaagctgagctgaGTCCTCCATCTGCATTGCTACCAGCAGGTGGCGGTGCTTCCAATATTGTGTTTTTTTGAATCACTAggtacaggcaggt is drawn from Microcaecilia unicolor chromosome 14, aMicUni1.1, whole genome shotgun sequence and contains these coding sequences:
- the LOC115457252 gene encoding olfactory receptor 4E2-like; translated protein: MAVTNETKVTQFILLGLSSDPDLQILFFVMLLVIYLLTVAGNLLILVTIYVDSQLHTPMYFFLSNLSFLDLGFSTVAVPKSLVNFILQSKTISFNDCIAQVFFIHFFGGTECLHLVLMAYDRYVAICNPLRYTVIMSSRTCVLLVLSTWVGGLVHGFGQAFPAVQLPFCGPNEIDHFFCDARPLALLACSKTFISENADMINSGILTLGSFLVLLISYAYIISTILKIRSAEGRQKAFSTCASHLTVVTLFFGPLVFIYMRPPVPLAGDKLVSGVYTIVTPVLNPFIYTLRNEKVRKAMKKLGARKVSFLGHI